In a single window of the Chondrocystis sp. NIES-4102 genome:
- a CDS encoding transcriptional repressor, CopY family protein: protein MAFLPRHRPKKLTLGPLETEILEIVWKLKIATVKNVHDELLIDPNRELAYTSVTTVLRRLTEKGWLKCSKKGRAFSWQALISKEQAQALQSYEKLNGFLAISNPDVVASFADSLDIASLEQIEAIAARLEQTRRQREEQV from the coding sequence ATGGCTTTTTTACCTCGGCATAGACCAAAAAAGTTAACTTTAGGGCCTTTAGAAACAGAAATACTAGAAATAGTCTGGAAATTAAAGATAGCAACCGTTAAAAATGTTCATGATGAGCTACTTATCGACCCTAATCGAGAATTGGCATATACTTCAGTAACTACAGTATTAAGACGTTTAACCGAAAAAGGGTGGTTAAAGTGTAGTAAAAAAGGACGTGCTTTCTCATGGCAAGCCTTAATATCTAAGGAGCAAGCACAAGCTCTTCAATCCTACGAAAAATTAAACGGTTTTCTAGCTATTAGTAATCCTGATGTAGTAGCGTCCTTTGCAGATAGCTTAGATATAGCTAGTTTAGAACAAATAGAAGCGATCGCAGCCCGTCTGGAGCAAACTCGTCGTCAGAGAGAGGAACAAGTATAA